The following are encoded together in the Malaya genurostris strain Urasoe2022 chromosome 3, Malgen_1.1, whole genome shotgun sequence genome:
- the LOC131438053 gene encoding uncharacterized protein LOC131438053 isoform X2, with product MGKRHAADSENQFETPQKRQKVASHAVSFAETPTSSPALNVSFTLTREFVDGTILTDLTLKDWRIGKPIGKGSFGEIFLASDDVFKPVTSQNAKYVVKIEPHSNGPLFVEIHALLNTAKASDSNVIPPGMPEYIASGSHYFKNERYRFLILKRYQRDLHSLIKNRRIDPKSVPVIACQILDVLEHLHDKGYVHSDIKAENLMLGKVPISQLVHLKSTKLLASGKKALKHKTATSNGYNGLTSTPTVMTKKFIGGVEFSGSNPVRSCRGNGTAESETYQDMIKSHYLRPLKNIVYRDDSDEEDTKNGKKKGRRRKDGDTSKSFFYKVTTKNVSENYKQIDVQISRNGAVLSSNGTCEAKVENGKGKRSAQPGTPSTASEPQEERIHLIDFGLASKFVDSTGQHRPFCMDQRRAHDGTLEFTSRDAHMGAHARRSDLECLGYNLIFWSRGFLPWKDEKLLNQPEQVHRMKEYFMTDVREMLKMIYGEECPKYLGEFLHYVGGLTYDERPDYDYLRDLFYQELRRLGCKPKSHLKLKVDDIIKHSQPLTAHDEAEITNKINHVKSLMKMGVLPYRESTLHNKTTSPKNLRSKRDSTRTPANGGKTANGQKNGSALVGNNGKESCKKEKKFSWSEILSTDPDQIARERAEKEFERADQIDEVIIKYSGNPTYAIRELENKRNYGTPCGGLDYTESEDYIKGYTKPMMEILRKRQSQLLRDIGRSKSYSNGVKEPPDNSENDNDETSEANVEDGEDNVEDDEVDSEASVSESEEDEEEVEANEKEEEEQESDDAATEADSGNDDVDGEEEEEEEEQEPIHAKKKSSQDRKEDPRKLGRKPAAAQHPLRKVESDSDFINDAEELEDATSNDSDVMKRTKRNDRRKHFQSESSEQHDSDFNDQESSEYDSRDVRNKKSRGRPRLNRVSPMPGQKQTYSKANGGPNTKVPVIARNNNNNNNTKPYYGDVDDSSHDVPLQQHRQQQQQQQQQNYRLVKRRKSGLRERIRPTVRSIKYHDALEQKKSKRISRKRYSHDEDYCHEEDDASCSSTQTLTSEASSASISTTSMGSDFSEYLHAGSPKRKSSRKRKIRTYSNSSRSALSSHSRSSSVHNVAAATNGGGGGTMRSNGIYGHHRFVGDDDEFFDDDDTRDMDYSPVKPKRARKLPNSGKSASLKKKSNEGKGSFSLV from the exons ATGGGCAAGAGACATGCGGCGGATAGCGAAAATCAATTTGAAACCCCTCAGAAGCGACAGAAGGTGGCTTCGCATGCGGTGTCGTTTGCGGAAACCCCGACCAGCAGTCCCGCTCTGAATGTGAGCTTCACACTGACCCGGGAGTTCGTGGACGGTACCATTTTGACTGATTTGACACTAAAAGACTGGCGGATCGGAAAGCCGATTG GCAAGGGTAGCTTTGGGGAGATCTTCCTGGCGTCGGATGACGTGTTCAAGCCGGTTACCAGTCAGAATGCGAAGTACGTAGTTAAAATCGAACCCCATTCGAACGGGCCACTGTTTGTGGAGATTCATGCCCTGCTCAATACCGCCAAGGCGTCAG ATTCGAATGTTATTCCACCCGGTATGCCGGAGTACATTGCTTCCGGTTCGCATTACTTCAAAAATGAACGTTACCGTTTTCTGATACTGAAACGCTACCAGCGCGATCTGCACTCCCTCATCAAAAACAGACGAATCGATCCGAAGAGCGTCCCGGTCATTGCTTGTCAGATTTTGGATGTACTGGAACATCTACACGACAAGGGTTACGTACATTCGGATATAAAAGCGGAGAATTTGATGCTCGGAAAGGTGCCCATTTCTCAGCTGGTCCATTTGAAAAGTACGAAACTACTCGCGAGCGGGAAAAAAGCGTTGAAACACAAGACTGCTACCAGCAATGGATACAATGGACTGACCTCAACACCGACGGTGATGACGAAAAAATTCATCGGAGGCGTGGAATTCAGCGGCTCGAATCCGGTGCGATCGTGTCGGGGAAATGGCACTGCGGAATCCGAAACCTACCAGGATATGATCAAATCGCACTATTTGCGTCCGTTGAAGAACATCGTCTATCGGGACGATAGCGACGAAGAGGACACGAAAAACGGCAAGAAGAAGGGCCGGCGAAGAAAGGACGGTGACACCAGCAAATCGTTCTTCTACAAGGTGACGACCAAAAACGTTAGCGAAAACTACAAGCAAATTGACGTGCAGATCAGTCGCAATGGGGCGGTCCTCAGCAGCAATGGGACCTGTGAAGCGAAGGTGGAAAATGGGAAAGGTAAACGAAGCGCTCAACCGGGGACTCCTTCGACTGCCTCGGAGCCGCAGGAGGAACGCATTCATTTGATTGATTTCGGGCTGGCATCGAAATTTGTTGACTCCACCGGGCAGCACAGACCGTTCTGTATGGATCAACGCCGTGCCCATGACGGTACGCTGGAGTTCACTTCGCGTGATGCGCACATGGGAGCGCATGCCAGACGCAGTGATTTGGAATGTTTGGG TTACAACCTTATCTTCTGGAGCCGTGGTTTTCTGCCGTGGAAGGACGAAAAACTGCTCAATCAACCGGAACAGGTGCATCGTATGAAAGAGTACTTCATGACCGACGTACGCGAAATGTTGAAGATGATCTACGGCGAGGAGTGTCCCAAATATTTGGGAGAATTTCTGCACTACGTGGGTGGTTTGACGTACGACGAGCGACCGGACTACGATTATCTGCGGGATCTGTTCTATCAGGAACTTCGTCGTCTGGGTTGTAAACCAAAGTCACACCTCAAACTGAAGGTGGATGACATCATTAAGCACAGTCAACCGCTGACCGCCCATGACGAAGCCGAAATCACCAACAAAATCAACCATGTGAAATCGTTGATGAAGATGGGTGTGCTGCCGTACCGGGAAAGCACGTTGCACAACAAGACAACTTCGCCGAAGAATTTGCGCTCCAAACGTGACAGCACTAGAACGCCAGCGAACGGTGGCAAGACGGCGAACGGACAGAAAAATGGATCCGCTCTTGTTGGCAATAATGGCAAGGAAAGTTGTAAAAAGGAGAAAAAGTTCTCGTGGTCGGAAATTTTAAGCACCGATCCGGATCAGATTGCTCGCGAACGAGCCGAAAAGGAATTCGAACGGGCTGATCAAATCGACGAAGTGATCATCAAATACAGTGGCAATCCGACTTACGCAATTCGGGAGCTGGAAAACAAACGAAACTACGGCACTCCATGCGGTGGTCTGGACTACACCGAGAGCGAGGATTATATCAAGGGCTATACGAAGCCAATGATGGAGATTTTAAGGAAGCGACAGTCGCAACTGCTGCGGGATATCGGTCGTTCGAAGAGTTACAGTAATGGAGTGAAGGAGCCGCCTGACAATTCCGAAAATGACAACGACGAAACTAGTGAAGCAAACGTTGAGGATGGTGAGGATAATGTCGAAGACGATGAAGTAGATTCGGAAGCAAGCGTCAGTGAAAGTGAAGAAGATGAGGAAGAAGTTGAAGCAAATGAAAAAGAAGAAGAGGAACAAGAATCCGATGACGCTGCAACGGAAGCCGACTCCGGTAATGACGATGTTGATGGTGAAGAAGAGGAAGAGGAGGAGGAACAAGAGCCAATTCATGCgaagaaaaaatcatctcaggacagaaaggaagatccacggAAACTGGGTCGAAAACCTGCAGCAGCGCAGCACCCGCTTCGAAAAGTCGAAAGCGACAGTGACTTCATCAACGATGCGGAAGAGCTGGAAGATGCAACGTCGAATGACAGTGACGTGATGAAGCGGACGAAGCGCAACGATCGTCGAAAACATTTCCAGTCGGAAAGCAGCGAACAGCACGACAGTGACTTCAACGATCAGGAAAGTTCCGAGTACGACAGCCGTGATGTGCGCAATAAAAAGTCCCGTGGGCGACCAAGACTGAATCGGGTTTCGCCGATGCCCGGTCAAAAACAAACCTACTCAAAAGCCAACGGTGGCCCAAACACAAAAGTTCCTGTGATAGCccgaaataataataacaacaataacacgaAACCGTACTACGGTGACGTGGACGATTCCTCCCATGATGTTCCGTTGCAACAGCAtcggcagcagcagcaacagcagcagcagcagaactACCGACTGGTGAAACGTCGCAAGTCTGGCCTGCGAGAGCGGATACGGCCGACCGTTCGTAGTATTAAGTATCACGATGCGCTGGAGCAGAAAAAGTCCAAACGAATTTCCCGAAAGCGCTACTCGCACGATGAAGATTACTGCCATGAGGAGGACGACGCTTCCTGCAGTTCGACCCAAACACTAACATCGGAGGCTTCCTCGGCTTCGATTTCCACCACCAGCATGGGTTCGGACTTTTCCGAGTACCTTCACGCCGGCAGCCCGAAGCGCAAATCTTCCCGGAAGCGTAAAATTCGCACCTATTCCAACAGCAGCCGCTCGGCACTGTCCTCACACTCACGTTCCTCTTCCGTTCACAACGTGGCGGCAGCTACCAatggcggcggcggcggtaCCATGAGAAGCAACGGCATTTACGGTCACCATCGGTTCGTCGgggatgatgatgaatttttcgaTGACGATGACACCCGAGATATGGACTACAGCCCGGTGAAACCGAAACGGGCTCGGAAACTGCCCAACTCCGGGAAATCGGCCTCACTCAAGAAGAAATCCAACGAAGGCAAAG GATCGTTTTCGCTTGTCTAA
- the LOC131438053 gene encoding uncharacterized protein LOC131438053 isoform X1: MGKRHAADSENQFETPQKRQKVASHAVSFAETPTSSPALNVSFTLTREFVDGTILTDLTLKDWRIGKPIGKGSFGEIFLASDDVFKPVTSQNAKYVVKIEPHSNGPLFVEIHALLNTAKASDSNVIPPGMPEYIASGSHYFKNERYRFLILKRYQRDLHSLIKNRRIDPKSVPVIACQILDVLEHLHDKGYVHSDIKAENLMLGKVPISQLVHLKSTKLLASGKKALKHKTATSNGYNGLTSTPTVMTKKFIGGVEFSGSNPVRSCRGNGTAESETYQDMIKSHYLRPLKNIVYRDDSDEEDTKNGKKKGRRRKDGDTSKSFFYKVTTKNVSENYKQIDVQISRNGAVLSSNGTCEAKVENGKGKRSAQPGTPSTASEPQEERIHLIDFGLASKFVDSTGQHRPFCMDQRRAHDGTLEFTSRDAHMGAHARRSDLECLGYNLIFWSRGFLPWKDEKLLNQPEQVHRMKEYFMTDVREMLKMIYGEECPKYLGEFLHYVGGLTYDERPDYDYLRDLFYQELRRLGCKPKSHLKLKVDDIIKHSQPLTAHDEAEITNKINHVKSLMKMGVLPYRESTLHNKTTSPKNLRSKRDSTRTPANGGKTANGQKNGSALVGNNGKESCKKEKKFSWSEILSTDPDQIARERAEKEFERADQIDEVIIKYSGNPTYAIRELENKRNYGTPCGGLDYTESEDYIKGYTKPMMEILRKRQSQLLRDIGRSKSYSNGVKEPPDNSENDNDETSEANVEDGEDNVEDDEVDSEASVSESEEDEEEVEANEKEEEEQESDDAATEADSGNDDVDGEEEEEEEEQEPIHAKKKSSQDRKEDPRKLGRKPAAAQHPLRKVESDSDFINDAEELEDATSNDSDVMKRTKRNDRRKHFQSESSEQHDSDFNDQESSEYDSRDVRNKKSRGRPRLNRVSPMPGQKQTYSKANGGPNTKVPVIARNNNNNNNTKPYYGDVDDSSHDVPLQQHRQQQQQQQQQNYRLVKRRKSGLRERIRPTVRSIKYHDALEQKKSKRISRKRYSHDEDYCHEEDDASCSSTQTLTSEASSASISTTSMGSDFSEYLHAGSPKRKSSRKRKIRTYSNSSRSALSSHSRSSSVHNVAAATNGGGGGTMRSNGIYGHHRFVGDDDEFFDDDDTRDMDYSPVKPKRARKLPNSGKSASLKKKSNEGKGTATETAGATSKAAALPGKGPGVVAGLRGRRDHAIRTYSRG, encoded by the exons ATGGGCAAGAGACATGCGGCGGATAGCGAAAATCAATTTGAAACCCCTCAGAAGCGACAGAAGGTGGCTTCGCATGCGGTGTCGTTTGCGGAAACCCCGACCAGCAGTCCCGCTCTGAATGTGAGCTTCACACTGACCCGGGAGTTCGTGGACGGTACCATTTTGACTGATTTGACACTAAAAGACTGGCGGATCGGAAAGCCGATTG GCAAGGGTAGCTTTGGGGAGATCTTCCTGGCGTCGGATGACGTGTTCAAGCCGGTTACCAGTCAGAATGCGAAGTACGTAGTTAAAATCGAACCCCATTCGAACGGGCCACTGTTTGTGGAGATTCATGCCCTGCTCAATACCGCCAAGGCGTCAG ATTCGAATGTTATTCCACCCGGTATGCCGGAGTACATTGCTTCCGGTTCGCATTACTTCAAAAATGAACGTTACCGTTTTCTGATACTGAAACGCTACCAGCGCGATCTGCACTCCCTCATCAAAAACAGACGAATCGATCCGAAGAGCGTCCCGGTCATTGCTTGTCAGATTTTGGATGTACTGGAACATCTACACGACAAGGGTTACGTACATTCGGATATAAAAGCGGAGAATTTGATGCTCGGAAAGGTGCCCATTTCTCAGCTGGTCCATTTGAAAAGTACGAAACTACTCGCGAGCGGGAAAAAAGCGTTGAAACACAAGACTGCTACCAGCAATGGATACAATGGACTGACCTCAACACCGACGGTGATGACGAAAAAATTCATCGGAGGCGTGGAATTCAGCGGCTCGAATCCGGTGCGATCGTGTCGGGGAAATGGCACTGCGGAATCCGAAACCTACCAGGATATGATCAAATCGCACTATTTGCGTCCGTTGAAGAACATCGTCTATCGGGACGATAGCGACGAAGAGGACACGAAAAACGGCAAGAAGAAGGGCCGGCGAAGAAAGGACGGTGACACCAGCAAATCGTTCTTCTACAAGGTGACGACCAAAAACGTTAGCGAAAACTACAAGCAAATTGACGTGCAGATCAGTCGCAATGGGGCGGTCCTCAGCAGCAATGGGACCTGTGAAGCGAAGGTGGAAAATGGGAAAGGTAAACGAAGCGCTCAACCGGGGACTCCTTCGACTGCCTCGGAGCCGCAGGAGGAACGCATTCATTTGATTGATTTCGGGCTGGCATCGAAATTTGTTGACTCCACCGGGCAGCACAGACCGTTCTGTATGGATCAACGCCGTGCCCATGACGGTACGCTGGAGTTCACTTCGCGTGATGCGCACATGGGAGCGCATGCCAGACGCAGTGATTTGGAATGTTTGGG TTACAACCTTATCTTCTGGAGCCGTGGTTTTCTGCCGTGGAAGGACGAAAAACTGCTCAATCAACCGGAACAGGTGCATCGTATGAAAGAGTACTTCATGACCGACGTACGCGAAATGTTGAAGATGATCTACGGCGAGGAGTGTCCCAAATATTTGGGAGAATTTCTGCACTACGTGGGTGGTTTGACGTACGACGAGCGACCGGACTACGATTATCTGCGGGATCTGTTCTATCAGGAACTTCGTCGTCTGGGTTGTAAACCAAAGTCACACCTCAAACTGAAGGTGGATGACATCATTAAGCACAGTCAACCGCTGACCGCCCATGACGAAGCCGAAATCACCAACAAAATCAACCATGTGAAATCGTTGATGAAGATGGGTGTGCTGCCGTACCGGGAAAGCACGTTGCACAACAAGACAACTTCGCCGAAGAATTTGCGCTCCAAACGTGACAGCACTAGAACGCCAGCGAACGGTGGCAAGACGGCGAACGGACAGAAAAATGGATCCGCTCTTGTTGGCAATAATGGCAAGGAAAGTTGTAAAAAGGAGAAAAAGTTCTCGTGGTCGGAAATTTTAAGCACCGATCCGGATCAGATTGCTCGCGAACGAGCCGAAAAGGAATTCGAACGGGCTGATCAAATCGACGAAGTGATCATCAAATACAGTGGCAATCCGACTTACGCAATTCGGGAGCTGGAAAACAAACGAAACTACGGCACTCCATGCGGTGGTCTGGACTACACCGAGAGCGAGGATTATATCAAGGGCTATACGAAGCCAATGATGGAGATTTTAAGGAAGCGACAGTCGCAACTGCTGCGGGATATCGGTCGTTCGAAGAGTTACAGTAATGGAGTGAAGGAGCCGCCTGACAATTCCGAAAATGACAACGACGAAACTAGTGAAGCAAACGTTGAGGATGGTGAGGATAATGTCGAAGACGATGAAGTAGATTCGGAAGCAAGCGTCAGTGAAAGTGAAGAAGATGAGGAAGAAGTTGAAGCAAATGAAAAAGAAGAAGAGGAACAAGAATCCGATGACGCTGCAACGGAAGCCGACTCCGGTAATGACGATGTTGATGGTGAAGAAGAGGAAGAGGAGGAGGAACAAGAGCCAATTCATGCgaagaaaaaatcatctcaggacagaaaggaagatccacggAAACTGGGTCGAAAACCTGCAGCAGCGCAGCACCCGCTTCGAAAAGTCGAAAGCGACAGTGACTTCATCAACGATGCGGAAGAGCTGGAAGATGCAACGTCGAATGACAGTGACGTGATGAAGCGGACGAAGCGCAACGATCGTCGAAAACATTTCCAGTCGGAAAGCAGCGAACAGCACGACAGTGACTTCAACGATCAGGAAAGTTCCGAGTACGACAGCCGTGATGTGCGCAATAAAAAGTCCCGTGGGCGACCAAGACTGAATCGGGTTTCGCCGATGCCCGGTCAAAAACAAACCTACTCAAAAGCCAACGGTGGCCCAAACACAAAAGTTCCTGTGATAGCccgaaataataataacaacaataacacgaAACCGTACTACGGTGACGTGGACGATTCCTCCCATGATGTTCCGTTGCAACAGCAtcggcagcagcagcaacagcagcagcagcagaactACCGACTGGTGAAACGTCGCAAGTCTGGCCTGCGAGAGCGGATACGGCCGACCGTTCGTAGTATTAAGTATCACGATGCGCTGGAGCAGAAAAAGTCCAAACGAATTTCCCGAAAGCGCTACTCGCACGATGAAGATTACTGCCATGAGGAGGACGACGCTTCCTGCAGTTCGACCCAAACACTAACATCGGAGGCTTCCTCGGCTTCGATTTCCACCACCAGCATGGGTTCGGACTTTTCCGAGTACCTTCACGCCGGCAGCCCGAAGCGCAAATCTTCCCGGAAGCGTAAAATTCGCACCTATTCCAACAGCAGCCGCTCGGCACTGTCCTCACACTCACGTTCCTCTTCCGTTCACAACGTGGCGGCAGCTACCAatggcggcggcggcggtaCCATGAGAAGCAACGGCATTTACGGTCACCATCGGTTCGTCGgggatgatgatgaatttttcgaTGACGATGACACCCGAGATATGGACTACAGCCCGGTGAAACCGAAACGGGCTCGGAAACTGCCCAACTCCGGGAAATCGGCCTCACTCAAGAAGAAATCCAACGAAGGCAAAG